Below is a window of Desulfurococcus amylolyticus Z-533 DNA.
TTAAACGGCTACTCGTTGATTATCTCTACTTGGTTCAAGACGGTGGTTTCACATGTCCAAGTTGTGTCCGAAATGCGGTGGCTTAATGCGTCCCCGTAAAATGGATGGTAAACTGTATCTGATTTGTACTAGATGTGGGTACAAAGTAGAGGCTGATGCATCCGAGGCATCGGGTTTCAAGGTTTCCACGAGAATCGATCACAAGCCCGGTGAGAAAACCCTTGTACTCGAAAGCGGAGGAGAGGTCAACCTCCCTGTTACAAGGGAAGTAACGTGTCCGAAATGTGGTTGGCATGAGGCATACTACTGGGTGATTCAGACAAGGGCTGCGGATGAACCGCCTACAAGATTCTTTAAGTGTACAAAGTGCGGTTACACTTGGAGAGAGTATGCTTAGCATCCTCTGTACTTGATAATTTTATTTATTCGGATAACGGTAAAAGTATAGTAGGTGGTTCGAATGAGGCTTAAGTTTAGTGACGCAGTTGCATGGAGATATGCTATAACATCCATCTCTAAGATTATTGATGAAGCAAACTTTAGGATTAGCGGTGAAGACGGATTATTATTGAAAGCTATGGATCCCAGTACTGTTGTACTTGTAGAGTTCGCAATACCGAAGGAGGCTTTTTCAGAGTACAGTGTGGAAAGGGAACTTGTAGTAGGGGTAAGAATGGATGATCTGACCAAGGTGTTGAAGAGGGCTAGGAGAGGTGATGAACTCGTTTTAGAAGTGCTAGAAGACGGCAGGCTAAGCGTAGTCTTCGAGGGTAGGGGTGTCAGAAGATTTACCCTGCCAAGCATAGAGATGACTTACGAGGAGATACCGGAGATTAGTTTCGAAGTAGGGTTTAAGGGGAAGCTTCTTCCCAAGTTGTTTAGAGACATAGTTAGGGAGGTAGAGCCCATCAGCGATTCCATCGAGTTTTCAGCCAGCAAGGACAGCGATAAGCTGACTGTCTCATCGAGGAGTGAAATAGCTGAGGCTGAAATAGAGCTCTCAGCCTCAGATGGTGCGTTAATCGAGTACCAGGTGCTAAGTGATGCAAGGGCTAAATACACGATCGACTATCTTATCGATATATCGGTTGCTTCTCAGGCGGCTGAATTAATGGAGATAGAATTCGGTGATGGAACACCGCTCAAGCTTACATACGAGATACCCGGCGGAGGAAGACTAGTGTTTTATGTTGCCCCACGGGAAGACTAGCGACTTCTTGAAGAAGGTCATAAGGGACTACTATAGGTTCAGACCTCTCGAAGAACCAGGCAACCTACATATGAGAGAGATTGCTTTAGAGAGCCTTGAGGATCGCAGGTATATCAGGCACCTATCCTTCCCATATATGGAGCAATTATATAACTTCATAGAGACCATGAAAACACCTCTCCACCTGTATTATTCTTCAGCCCTCTACAGCAATCCCTCGGCCGAGGAAATGGAGGCCAAAGGGTGGCAGGGCTCGGAGTTAATATTCGATATAGATGCTGACAAGTATCCTGGATGCATACAGAGGTATTTAGTCTGCAGCAAGTCAGGAGTAATAATTAATGATGGGGAGTCCTGTCCCTCAGGCGAGGAACCTTTGAAATATTCCCCAGTGAGCTGGGAGTGCATCTTGAAAGCCTGGGGCGACGCCTTAAAACTACGTGATATACTGGTGCAGGACTTCGGGTTTAGCAAGGTTAAAATATATTTCTCGGGTAACAGGGGATTCCATGTAAGAGTGATGGATGAGGAGGCACTGCCTCTAACACGTGAGCAGAGGCGATTAATAGCGGATTATGTGGCATGTAGCAACATAGATGTGGACAGGATCTTCCCATCATACAAAGATATAGTGGTTTTCCGCAGAGTTGAATATGGCCTGAGAAGAAGGGTGCTCGAGTTAGCTATATCGAGGAAGCTAGTGAAGGAAAAAAGCGTAGCGGGTTTAAGGGGATTAATAATCAATAAGAGCGCCCTCGATGAATTAATTCGGGAGAACTGTGTTAAAGTAGATAAGGTTGTAACAATGGATACGTCAAGGCTCTCAAGATTCGTTAACAGCTTAAACATGAAGTCCGGGTTAAGGGTTGTAGAGGTTGAGCCCACCGTGGATCTAAGAGGAAAGGGTTTCACTGATTTCTCACCATTCCATGGGGAAGTCATGGTTAAACCCTTGGTCGATGCTTCTCAGATCCTGGTTCTAGATAAATTTATTGGGCTTAGAAAGGGAGAAATAATTAGATTAGAGGCACCCTATGCTCTATATCTAGCTGTCAATGGGCTAGTAGAGGTAAGGGATTCATCAGGGATTGGGGTAAAACTATGAGTAACACATATATCCGCTTAATTAAAGAGGAATTACAGGCATCAAAGTGTACCCCTGTCCAGAAGATTAGACTAGATGAAGTAAACGAGTTAATCAGGAGATCTCTGTTCAAACTGCCTCTATTAAACCCTGAGAGTAGGGAATTATTTATCGAGATGATTAATAAAATGGCCTTGGATACTGAATACTTAAGCAGATTGAGGATAACTAAAGTAGCACTTGGCTCACCGCTCCCAGCCGACACCATAGATGAAGGCGTCTTGAAAGCCGTTGAAAACATTATCAAGTTGGAGAAAGAACTCTTATACCCCCTTCCGGTGAGGTACCGTGATAAAACGCTGGTTTTATTTATAAAGGATTGTGAAGTAAGTGGCGAGAAGTATAGGAGGAATGATGTAGCGCTTCTATCATTTAACGAGCTACTCGTAGCAATGATACAGGAATGCGTGAAGCCGCTGAGACATATATTAATGGTTAGTGAGGAAGAAAAGTCTTCCTGAGGAGGTTCAAGGTGATAGTTCATCTTTCTACATGGCTGCTTTCATATAGTAATATCCTAACAGTATGTATGCCACTATGATCATTATTAACAATATGAGCGAGCCAATAATGATTATATCCCTTAGTTTTGTCTCACTTATACGTTTATGCGTCTTCGGCCTGGCTGATGGAACATAGTAGGGAAGAGAATATGCTACCAATACCGAGAACGATAACAACAGCGTGTAGAGTAGTGAGGTCGCGATCAATTGGTTGAACTGTTGCTGGGATAGATAACTATAGTTAAACCATAGGTACAGCCAGTTCCCACCTATAATAATCCAGGAAACAATGGCAGCAGCCATGAGTGTCTTTGAAACAGTGTTTAATAGTACATCGTACTCGAAAATGTATCTAAATATCTCCCTGCTGTACCTCCTCAATGCAGACCCCCGTTCAACACTATTATGAATACCAATATTAAACCTAGACCTAATAACCATTATACCTGCTCATCCATTATGATGAGGCCTCCCTATTAATGTACGTAGAAGGGATGGGTGTCGAGCGCCGCCGCCGGGATTTGAACCCGGGTCACGGGCTCGACAGGCCCGCATACTAGGCCGGGCTATACTACGGCGGCATCCTTCACTAATTTTGATTATGCACAGGGTTTTTAAATTGTTAGTTCCATGAATCAAGGCTTATATGGTGGTTTTTCATCTAGCTTGATAATTCCCTTTGAGAGTTTTTCCTCGAGCCTGTACTCCACGTATTTATCAATAGGGCTGAAGCGTGGTGGATGGGGTACTATTAGCTCTCCCCCGCAGTACGGGCATCTATCCCTGCTTAAAGTATACCTACCACATTTACTACATTTTCTAAGTAGCCAGTTCATGCTTTCTCACGTTCTCCCTTGAATATTACACCATATTCGCTGCTAGCCTCTTCAGCTTTCTTTAGTATTTTCTCAACTACTGATTCAGCTGTTTTATAGTCATGGGAGTATACTTCGAGGATGTATCTTGGCGCACCGGCTGAGTAGAGTTTAAACTTTACATTTTCAGAGTTAAGGGATTCGGCTATCACGTCAAGTACTTTCCTTACTCTTTCAACGCCATCGGGGTGGCGTGATTGGAGTAGTAGTCTTACACGTATTGATACCTCTTTCACCTTTATATGTCTCTTCGCTTCGTTTAATAATGGCTCTATCCATTCACTAGGTATCCCGGCTTTCTCCAGGATGTCTCTACCGCTCAGTACTGCTTCTTCGAGGACGTAAAGTGGGTCTCCATAGGAGTCTTCAAGCTTCCATACTACTTCTTTATAGGCGGCCTCCTTGGTTTTTCCGAGACTTTCAGCGACGAGTTCGACTATTTTGGCTGCTTTTACATACCGCTTCCACCACATCATCTTCTTTCTCTTATCGATATCAGATACCTTCTTTAATGAGACATCGACTTCTTTCCTGGCTCTATCAATTCTGATGACTTTCACAACTATCTTCTCTCCTTCCCTGATGACATCCCTTATGTTCTTAACCCATTTGGTTGCTACTTCGCTCCATGGTAGAAAGGCCTTTAAGTCTCCGTATTCATCGAGGGTGACATAGGCGCCATAATCGTATATTTCCCTAACCGTGGCTATAACGTATTCCCCGATCTCGGGCAATTCCTTCCTAG
It encodes the following:
- a CDS encoding transcription factor S, which produces MSKLCPKCGGLMRPRKMDGKLYLICTRCGYKVEADASEASGFKVSTRIDHKPGEKTLVLESGGEVNLPVTREVTCPKCGWHEAYYWVIQTRAADEPPTRFFKCTKCGYTWREYA
- the pcn gene encoding proliferating cell nuclear antigen (pcna), encoding MRLKFSDAVAWRYAITSISKIIDEANFRISGEDGLLLKAMDPSTVVLVEFAIPKEAFSEYSVERELVVGVRMDDLTKVLKRARRGDELVLEVLEDGRLSVVFEGRGVRRFTLPSIEMTYEEIPEISFEVGFKGKLLPKLFRDIVREVEPISDSIEFSASKDSDKLTVSSRSEIAEAEIELSASDGALIEYQVLSDARAKYTIDYLIDISVASQAAELMEIEFGDGTPLKLTYEIPGGGRLVFYVAPRED
- a CDS encoding DNA primase small subunit domain-containing protein codes for the protein MLPHGKTSDFLKKVIRDYYRFRPLEEPGNLHMREIALESLEDRRYIRHLSFPYMEQLYNFIETMKTPLHLYYSSALYSNPSAEEMEAKGWQGSELIFDIDADKYPGCIQRYLVCSKSGVIINDGESCPSGEEPLKYSPVSWECILKAWGDALKLRDILVQDFGFSKVKIYFSGNRGFHVRVMDEEALPLTREQRRLIADYVACSNIDVDRIFPSYKDIVVFRRVEYGLRRRVLELAISRKLVKEKSVAGLRGLIINKSALDELIRENCVKVDKVVTMDTSRLSRFVNSLNMKSGLRVVEVEPTVDLRGKGFTDFSPFHGEVMVKPLVDASQILVLDKFIGLRKGEIIRLEAPYALYLAVNGLVEVRDSSGIGVKL
- a CDS encoding RNA-protein complex protein Nop10 codes for the protein MNWLLRKCSKCGRYTLSRDRCPYCGGELIVPHPPRFSPIDKYVEYRLEEKLSKGIIKLDEKPPYKP
- a CDS encoding translation initiation factor IF-2 subunit alpha, whose product is MLARKELPEIGEYVIATVREIYDYGAYVTLDEYGDLKAFLPWSEVATKWVKNIRDVIREGEKIVVKVIRIDRARKEVDVSLKKVSDIDKRKKMMWWKRYVKAAKIVELVAESLGKTKEAAYKEVVWKLEDSYGDPLYVLEEAVLSGRDILEKAGIPSEWIEPLLNEAKRHIKVKEVSIRVRLLLQSRHPDGVERVRKVLDVIAESLNSENVKFKLYSAGAPRYILEVYSHDYKTAESVVEKILKKAEEASSEYGVIFKGEREKA